A section of the Sphingomonas sp. LT1P40 genome encodes:
- a CDS encoding tyrosine recombinase XerC codes for MDERPLPLLFAEHLARDRRRSAHTIRAYQGAAVRLVAFLGGHWGESVTRAALGRVSAADLRAFLAHRRGDGLQNISAARELSAVRAFLKFAGGDEADIPRLRGPRVKRGVPRPIAPDEAVALAEEVAEDASEPWIGARDLAVLLLLYGAGLRIGEAMALTGAVLPLGETIRVTGKRDKVRIVPLLPQVRAAVEDYVRLCPYGTATGEALFRGARGGPLSPAIIRRSVRVARVRLGLPERTTPHALRHSFATHLLGRGADLRALQELLGHASLSSTQIYTAVDASHLLDVYRNAHPRA; via the coding sequence ATGGATGAACGCCCGTTACCTTTGTTGTTTGCCGAGCATCTGGCGCGGGACCGGCGGCGGTCGGCGCATACAATTCGGGCGTATCAGGGTGCGGCGGTTCGGCTGGTGGCGTTTCTGGGTGGGCATTGGGGTGAGAGCGTCACCCGTGCGGCGCTGGGCCGGGTAAGCGCAGCGGATCTGCGGGCGTTTCTGGCGCATCGTCGCGGCGACGGGTTGCAGAATATCTCGGCAGCACGCGAACTGTCGGCGGTGCGGGCGTTCCTGAAATTCGCGGGCGGGGATGAGGCCGACATTCCCCGGTTGCGCGGGCCGCGCGTAAAGCGGGGGGTGCCACGCCCGATTGCGCCGGACGAGGCAGTCGCGCTGGCCGAGGAGGTGGCGGAGGATGCGAGCGAGCCGTGGATCGGCGCGCGCGACCTGGCGGTGCTGTTGCTGCTTTATGGTGCGGGGCTGCGCATCGGGGAGGCGATGGCGCTGACCGGCGCGGTACTGCCGCTGGGCGAGACGATCCGGGTGACGGGGAAGCGCGACAAGGTTCGGATCGTGCCGTTGCTGCCGCAAGTGCGGGCGGCGGTTGAGGATTATGTGCGGCTATGCCCCTATGGCACGGCAACGGGCGAGGCGCTGTTCCGGGGTGCACGCGGCGGGCCGCTGTCGCCCGCCATCATCCGGCGATCGGTGCGGGTGGCGCGGGTGCGACTGGGGCTGCCGGAGCGGACGACGCCGCATGCTTTGCGCCACAGTTTTGCGACGCATCTGCTGGGGCGGGGCGCGGATTTGCGCGCGCTTCAGGAATTGCTGGGGCATGCCAGCCTGAGTTCGACGCAAATTTATACGGCGGTCGATGCGTCGCACCTGCTCGACGTCTATCGCAATGCCCATCCGCGTGCGTGA
- a CDS encoding superoxide dismutase family protein: MTRFRYGAIVALALATTACGGTTTPIANVADPANEAMPIENEAMPMENGAMAAEAATASLQTADGTAAGSAIATVTATGLSVAVSVTGMTPGQHGVHVHMTGKCEAPAFTSAGGHWNPGSTKHGLESPDGAHAGDMPNLTVADDGTGTLTFALKSGTMAQLLDTDGSAFVVHAKADDQKTDPSGDSGDRVACGVFAEG; encoded by the coding sequence ATGACCCGATTCCGTTATGGCGCAATTGTTGCGCTGGCGCTGGCGACCACCGCATGTGGCGGCACGACCACGCCGATCGCCAATGTGGCGGACCCGGCGAACGAGGCGATGCCGATCGAGAATGAAGCCATGCCGATGGAGAATGGCGCGATGGCAGCCGAAGCTGCGACCGCATCGTTGCAGACGGCCGACGGCACGGCAGCAGGCAGCGCGATTGCGACGGTGACGGCGACCGGCCTGAGCGTCGCGGTGTCGGTGACCGGCATGACCCCCGGCCAGCATGGTGTGCATGTGCATATGACCGGCAAGTGCGAGGCCCCGGCCTTCACCAGCGCCGGCGGCCACTGGAATCCCGGCTCAACCAAGCATGGTCTGGAGAGCCCCGATGGCGCGCATGCCGGTGACATGCCCAATTTGACCGTCGCCGACGACGGCACCGGTACGCTGACCTTTGCACTGAAGTCGGGCACAATGGCGCAATTGCTCGACACCGACGGCTCGGCATTCGTCGTTCACGCCAAGGCGGACGACCAGAAAACAGATCCGTCGGGCGACAGCGGCGACCGCGTCGCGTGCGGTGTCTTCGCCGAAGGCTGA
- the thpR gene encoding RNA 2',3'-cyclic phosphodiesterase — protein sequence MHRLFVALRPPQAIRQTLLGLMQGVSGARWQDDDQFHVTLRFIGEVDTPVAEDVAVMLGSIRHPPLDLHLDGCGMFDTRGRPNAIWAGVAPRDSLAALHRKVDQAIVRCGLAPESRAFLPHITLARLPGSSGSLDGFLSAHAGLSSDNFRVEHMTLYESRLAHGGAQYEPIARYPLTGS from the coding sequence ATGCACCGCCTGTTCGTTGCCCTGCGCCCGCCGCAGGCGATTCGCCAGACGCTTCTCGGCCTGATGCAGGGCGTGTCCGGCGCGCGCTGGCAGGACGACGATCAGTTCCACGTCACGCTGCGCTTCATCGGCGAGGTCGATACGCCGGTGGCCGAGGATGTGGCGGTAATGCTGGGCTCGATCCGCCATCCCCCGCTCGACCTGCATCTCGACGGGTGCGGCATGTTCGACACGCGCGGGCGGCCCAATGCGATCTGGGCGGGCGTCGCCCCGCGCGACTCGCTCGCCGCGTTGCATCGCAAGGTCGATCAGGCGATCGTCCGCTGCGGCCTCGCGCCCGAAAGCCGTGCCTTCTTGCCGCACATCACGCTTGCGCGTCTTCCGGGTTCGAGCGGTTCGTTGGACGGCTTTCTGTCCGCCCATGCCGGATTGTCGAGCGACAATTTTCGCGTCGAGCATATGACGCTCTACGAAAGCCGCCTCGCACATGGCGGGGCGCAGTACGAGCCGATCGCGCGTTATCCGCTGACCGGCTCGTAA
- a CDS encoding Bax inhibitor-1/YccA family protein, translated as MANWSDPHTTGAPYAAAAGTRDAAAYDAGLRSYMLSVYNYMASGVLLSGIVALMFSWGGDTSVAASVFSNGGPLVWAIILSPLAIVLAMSFGQNKMSTGTLQILFWSFTVLMGLSLSTLLLRYTGTSVATAFFAAASGFAGLSLYGYTTKKDLSGFGSFLIVGLVGIIAASIINLFVNSGPLGLIISIAGVLIFAGLTAYDTQRIKSMYQYVAGTDMMGKAVIMSALTLYLDFINMFQFILSIMGTSRD; from the coding sequence ATGGCTAATTGGTCTGATCCCCACACGACCGGCGCACCGTATGCGGCGGCCGCAGGTACGCGCGATGCCGCCGCGTATGATGCGGGGCTGCGGTCCTACATGCTTTCGGTCTATAATTATATGGCGTCGGGCGTTCTGCTCAGCGGCATCGTCGCGCTGATGTTCAGCTGGGGTGGCGATACCTCGGTCGCGGCATCGGTGTTCTCGAACGGTGGCCCGCTGGTCTGGGCGATCATTCTGTCGCCGCTGGCGATCGTGCTGGCGATGAGCTTCGGGCAGAACAAAATGTCGACCGGCACGCTCCAGATTCTGTTCTGGTCGTTCACCGTGTTGATGGGCCTGTCGCTGTCAACGCTGTTGCTGCGCTATACCGGCACTTCGGTCGCAACGGCGTTCTTCGCTGCCGCGTCGGGTTTTGCCGGCCTCAGCCTCTATGGCTACACGACCAAGAAGGACCTGTCGGGTTTCGGCAGCTTTCTGATCGTTGGTCTGGTCGGCATCATCGCCGCCAGCATCATCAACCTGTTCGTGAATTCCGGGCCGTTGGGGCTGATTATCAGCATTGCCGGCGTGCTGATCTTCGCCGGTCTGACGGCGTATGACACGCAGCGGATCAAGAGCATGTACCAGTATGTCGCTGGCACCGACATGATGGGCAAGGCCGTCATCATGAGCGCGCTGACGCTGTATCTGGACTTCATCAACATGTTCCAGTTCATCCTGAGCATCATGGGCACGTCGCGCGACTGA
- a CDS encoding amidohydrolase codes for MKHLLIAAASTLAFALPAHAEPVRDATAKEMPSLMALYRDLHASPEVSLMEVRTAAKLAAEARKAGFTVTEKVGGTGVVAVLKNGEGPTILIRADMDGLPVTEETGLPFASKVRGKTPEGVETGIMHACAHDTHMTAWVGTLRNLAAMKSQWKGTVVMIAQPAEESSAGALAMLKDGLYERFGKPSHAIAFHNSAALPAGMIGIRSGPTFASVDSVDIVVKGIGGHGAYPATTKDPIVLGSRIVSALQTLVSREVDPLDSAVVTVGSFQGGTRHNIIPEQALLLLTVRSYTPEVRKLLLDGIARIARGEAIAAGVPEDRMPLVTVREPFTPAAISTDAFAGQLKTLFTARFGADRVQDIAPTMAGEDFGRYHIADPSIQSVIYWVGGVPKDKWDAAQAAGGKGLPSLHSSKWAPDAEAVIATAAEAMTAAALDVLKR; via the coding sequence ATGAAGCATCTCCTCATCGCCGCCGCGAGCACGCTCGCTTTTGCCCTTCCTGCGCATGCCGAACCGGTCCGCGATGCGACCGCGAAGGAAATGCCGTCGCTGATGGCGCTCTACCGCGACCTGCACGCCAGTCCCGAAGTCAGCCTGATGGAGGTCAGGACCGCTGCCAAGCTCGCGGCCGAGGCGCGCAAGGCGGGCTTTACCGTGACCGAGAAGGTCGGCGGCACCGGCGTCGTCGCAGTGTTGAAGAATGGCGAAGGCCCCACGATCCTGATCCGCGCCGACATGGACGGCCTGCCGGTCACCGAGGAAACCGGCCTGCCCTTCGCGTCGAAGGTTCGCGGCAAGACGCCCGAGGGGGTCGAAACCGGCATCATGCACGCCTGCGCGCACGACACGCACATGACCGCCTGGGTCGGCACGCTGCGCAATCTCGCCGCGATGAAGAGCCAGTGGAAGGGCACCGTCGTGATGATCGCACAGCCCGCCGAGGAAAGCAGCGCGGGCGCGCTAGCGATGCTGAAGGACGGACTCTATGAGCGTTTCGGCAAGCCTTCGCACGCGATCGCCTTCCACAACAGCGCCGCCTTGCCCGCCGGCATGATCGGCATCCGCTCCGGCCCGACCTTCGCCAGCGTCGATTCGGTCGACATCGTGGTCAAGGGCATCGGCGGCCACGGTGCTTATCCCGCGACCACGAAAGACCCGATCGTGCTCGGCAGCCGCATCGTCTCCGCGCTGCAAACCCTTGTCAGTCGTGAAGTCGATCCGCTCGACTCCGCCGTCGTCACCGTCGGCAGTTTTCAGGGCGGCACGCGCCACAACATCATCCCCGAACAGGCGCTGCTGCTGCTCACCGTGCGCAGCTACACGCCCGAAGTGCGCAAGCTGCTGCTCGACGGCATCGCACGCATTGCGAGGGGTGAGGCGATTGCGGCGGGCGTGCCGGAAGACCGGATGCCGCTGGTGACCGTGCGCGAACCCTTCACCCCCGCCGCGATCAGCACCGATGCCTTTGCCGGACAGCTGAAGACCCTGTTCACCGCACGTTTCGGGGCGGACCGCGTACAGGACATCGCACCGACCATGGCGGGTGAAGATTTCGGCCGCTACCACATCGCCGATCCGTCAATCCAAAGCGTGATCTACTGGGTCGGCGGCGTACCGAAGGACAAATGGGACGCGGCGCAAGCGGCAGGCGGCAAGGGCCTGCCTTCGCTTCACAGCTCGAAATGGGCACCCGATGCCGAAGCGGTGATCGCCACTGCGGCAGAGGCAATGACGGCTGCCGCGCTGGACGTGCTCAAACGCTAA
- a CDS encoding DUF4893 domain-containing protein → MRIPAILTLALVLAACSKDGELELVPTAPETRWRMITTEQDRDRLRNWRKVWTAALPEARAADGAAITAGGALFEPDQAMTRAMPPAGDYKCRIFKLGGQRPEQRDFSVLPTVACRIGRVDEMPTFAVFEGAQRPSGKLYAESDARVIFLGALELGDETTPLGYGKDAKRDMAGYVERVGVNRWRLVLPTPAFESQLDVIELVPG, encoded by the coding sequence ATGCGCATCCCGGCAATTCTCACGCTCGCTTTGGTGCTCGCCGCTTGCTCGAAGGACGGTGAGCTCGAACTCGTGCCGACCGCGCCCGAAACCCGGTGGCGCATGATTACCACCGAACAGGACCGCGATCGCCTGCGCAACTGGCGCAAGGTGTGGACCGCGGCCTTGCCGGAAGCACGCGCTGCCGATGGCGCTGCGATCACTGCAGGTGGGGCATTGTTCGAGCCGGATCAGGCGATGACCCGCGCCATGCCACCGGCGGGCGACTATAAATGCCGCATATTCAAACTGGGCGGTCAGCGCCCCGAGCAACGCGATTTTTCCGTCCTTCCAACCGTCGCCTGCCGCATCGGCCGCGTGGATGAGATGCCGACCTTCGCCGTTTTCGAGGGGGCACAACGACCGTCGGGCAAACTCTACGCCGAATCCGATGCCCGCGTGATCTTCCTCGGCGCGCTGGAATTGGGGGATGAGACCACCCCGCTCGGCTATGGCAAGGACGCGAAGCGCGACATGGCGGGTTATGTCGAGCGGGTCGGCGTCAACCGCTGGCGGCTGGTGCTGCCGACACCCGCATTCGAATCGCAGCTCGACGTGATCGAGCTGGTCCCCGGCTGA
- a CDS encoding 3-hydroxybutyrate dehydrogenase has protein sequence MFLTGKSVIVTGSTSGIGLAIAKAFAAEGSSVMINGFGEAQAIEQERAALEVTSGARALYDGADMSKPEAITAMVERCHAELGGPDIIVNNAGIQHVAPIEDFPPEKWDAIIAINLSSAWHMMRAAVPHMKAAKWGRIINTASAHSLVASPGKSAYVAAKHGIAGLTKTIALETATDGVTVNCISPGYVWTPLVENQIPDTMKARNMTREQVMNDVLLAAQPTKKFVQPEQVAALAVFLCREEASAITGANYAMDGGWTAA, from the coding sequence ATGTTCCTCACCGGCAAATCCGTCATCGTCACCGGATCCACCTCCGGCATCGGCCTCGCCATCGCCAAGGCTTTTGCCGCCGAGGGCTCAAGCGTGATGATAAACGGCTTTGGCGAGGCGCAAGCGATCGAGCAGGAACGCGCCGCGCTCGAAGTAACCAGCGGTGCCAGGGCGCTCTACGACGGTGCCGACATGTCGAAGCCCGAAGCCATCACCGCAATGGTCGAACGCTGCCACGCCGAACTCGGCGGTCCCGACATCATCGTCAACAATGCCGGCATCCAGCATGTCGCCCCGATCGAGGATTTCCCGCCGGAAAAATGGGACGCGATCATCGCCATCAACCTGTCCAGCGCCTGGCACATGATGCGCGCCGCCGTGCCCCATATGAAGGCGGCGAAATGGGGACGCATCATCAACACCGCCTCCGCCCACAGCCTCGTCGCCAGCCCCGGCAAATCGGCCTATGTCGCCGCTAAGCACGGCATTGCCGGCCTGACCAAGACGATCGCGCTGGAAACCGCGACCGATGGCGTCACCGTCAATTGCATTTCCCCCGGCTATGTCTGGACGCCTTTGGTCGAGAACCAGATTCCCGATACGATGAAGGCGCGGAACATGACCCGCGAGCAGGTGATGAACGACGTCCTGCTCGCCGCGCAGCCCACCAAGAAATTCGTTCAGCCGGAACAGGTTGCCGCGCTGGCCGTATTCCTGTGCAGGGAGGAAGCAAGTGCGATCACCGGCGCGAACTATGCCATGGATGGCGGCTGGACGGCGGCCTGA
- a CDS encoding patatin-like phospholipase family protein — translation MAEADPHPRQRPLPLPGCVALVLQGGGALGSYQAGVIEALAEADIAPDWVAGISIGAINAAIVAGNPPEQRVEKLNSFWETLTSGLPSFPIFPQDQIREAVHEWSAAMVLAQGVPGFFRPRMFPPYMATPGTPEALSFYDSSQLAETLDSVIDWDLLNTGPVRLSVGAVEIESGNFRYFDTKQERIDARHIMASGALPPGLPPVEIDGKFYWDGGLVSNTPLTHVLDHQTHAMLVFQVDLFSSTAALPRTITDVLAREKEIRFSSRTRQVSTERMKLRQEREAIRKLLAKLPPEFADDPDVAALKQAADEQPVSLVHLIYRANAWEGGSRDFEFSARTMHEHWDAGRTAVQETMANARLVANNVIDGRTRAFDLTKSQTSART, via the coding sequence ATGGCCGAAGCAGACCCGCACCCGCGCCAACGCCCGCTCCCGCTCCCCGGCTGTGTCGCGCTGGTCCTTCAGGGCGGCGGTGCGCTCGGCAGCTATCAGGCGGGCGTGATCGAGGCGCTGGCGGAGGCGGATATCGCCCCCGACTGGGTCGCCGGCATCTCGATCGGCGCGATCAACGCCGCGATCGTCGCCGGCAACCCGCCCGAACAACGCGTCGAGAAACTCAACAGCTTCTGGGAAACCCTCACCAGCGGCCTGCCCAGCTTCCCCATCTTCCCGCAGGACCAGATCCGCGAGGCAGTCCACGAATGGTCCGCCGCGATGGTGCTGGCCCAGGGCGTCCCCGGTTTCTTCAGACCGCGCATGTTCCCGCCCTATATGGCGACCCCCGGCACGCCCGAGGCGCTGAGCTTCTACGACAGCAGCCAGCTTGCCGAGACACTGGACTCGGTGATCGACTGGGATCTGCTCAACACCGGCCCGGTTCGCCTGTCGGTCGGCGCAGTCGAGATCGAGAGCGGCAATTTCCGCTATTTCGATACGAAGCAGGAGCGCATCGACGCGCGTCACATCATGGCCTCGGGCGCGCTGCCGCCCGGCCTGCCCCCGGTCGAGATCGACGGCAAATTCTACTGGGACGGCGGCCTCGTCTCGAACACGCCACTCACGCATGTGCTAGACCACCAGACGCATGCGATGCTGGTGTTTCAGGTCGACCTTTTCTCCTCCACCGCCGCCTTGCCGCGCACGATCACCGATGTGCTGGCGCGCGAAAAGGAAATCCGCTTCTCCAGCCGCACCCGCCAGGTTTCGACCGAACGGATGAAGTTGCGGCAGGAGCGTGAGGCGATCCGCAAATTGCTCGCCAAGCTGCCCCCCGAATTCGCCGACGATCCCGATGTCGCCGCGCTCAAGCAAGCAGCGGACGAACAGCCGGTCAGCCTCGTCCACCTGATCTATCGCGCCAATGCGTGGGAAGGCGGCAGCCGCGACTTTGAATTTTCCGCGCGCACCATGCACGAACATTGGGACGCGGGCCGCACGGCGGTGCAGGAGACGATGGCCAACGCGCGTCTCGTCGCCAATAACGTCATTGACGGGCGGACACGCGCATTCGATCTGACAAAATCGCAAACTTCGGCGCGAACTTAG
- the ypfJ gene encoding KPN_02809 family neutral zinc metallopeptidase, whose product MRLDDLDPSDNVRDLGSGGGGGGLGGGGNILLGLLPMLLGSKMGCGTIALIGIGVALFMTVGGGGGLLTGGSAPTSGGSAVTQSKACDTPEELQACRVMTSTEKTWTALIPNYPPPVLSFYQGGVQSGCGSASSAAGPFYCPSDRGIYLDTGFFQELSSRFGAAGDFAQNYVIAHEVGHHIQNISGTMEKVRAAQSRMSQAEGNAMSVRVELQADCYAGVWAARNKDRLEAGDIEEGMRAANAIGDDTLQKQAQGTVVPESFTHGTSAQRQQWLRRGLESGDPTSCDTFSGAL is encoded by the coding sequence ATGCGGCTCGACGATCTGGATCCCAGCGATAATGTCCGCGACCTTGGCTCGGGCGGCGGGGGCGGTGGCTTGGGCGGGGGCGGTAACATCCTGCTGGGGCTGTTGCCGATGCTGTTGGGCAGCAAGATGGGCTGTGGCACGATCGCGCTGATCGGGATCGGCGTGGCGCTGTTTATGACCGTGGGCGGTGGTGGCGGATTGCTGACCGGCGGCAGTGCGCCGACGAGTGGGGGGTCGGCGGTGACGCAAAGCAAGGCGTGCGACACGCCCGAGGAATTGCAGGCATGCCGCGTGATGACCAGCACCGAGAAGACCTGGACCGCGTTGATCCCCAACTATCCGCCACCGGTGCTGAGTTTCTATCAGGGCGGCGTGCAATCGGGCTGCGGGTCCGCATCGTCGGCGGCGGGGCCGTTTTATTGCCCGTCGGATCGCGGCATCTATCTCGACACCGGCTTCTTTCAGGAATTGAGCAGCCGGTTCGGTGCCGCAGGCGATTTCGCGCAGAATTACGTGATCGCGCATGAAGTCGGCCATCATATCCAGAATATCAGCGGCACGATGGAAAAGGTCCGCGCGGCGCAGTCGCGGATGAGTCAGGCCGAGGGCAACGCGATGTCGGTGCGGGTCGAGTTGCAGGCCGATTGCTACGCCGGCGTGTGGGCGGCGCGGAACAAGGACCGGCTGGAGGCTGGCGATATCGAGGAAGGAATGCGCGCCGCGAACGCGATCGGCGACGATACCCTGCAGAAGCAGGCGCAGGGGACGGTGGTGCCGGAAAGCTTTACGCACGGCACTTCAGCCCAGCGGCAACAGTGGCTCCGGCGCGGGCTGGAGTCTGGCGATCCGACGTCGTGCGACACGTTCAGCGGGGCGCTGTGA
- a CDS encoding GreA/GreB family elongation factor has product MSVAFRRESDEEHKEPKFEIPMVPGPNLVTARGKALIDARVVELEAALAGAEGDAREVVARDLRYWHTRQTTAEIISPPDDETVAIGSRVRFRFNGRERQIDIVGNDEADPAADRIAFQAPLAAALIGAEPGEMVDFGGKAEAIEVLATTASL; this is encoded by the coding sequence ATGAGCGTCGCATTCCGCCGCGAGAGCGACGAGGAGCATAAGGAGCCGAAGTTCGAGATCCCGATGGTGCCGGGGCCGAACCTCGTCACCGCGCGCGGCAAGGCGCTGATCGACGCGCGCGTGGTCGAGCTGGAGGCGGCGCTGGCGGGTGCGGAGGGGGATGCGCGCGAGGTCGTTGCACGCGACCTGCGCTATTGGCACACGCGCCAGACGACCGCCGAGATCATTTCTCCGCCGGACGACGAGACCGTCGCAATCGGATCGCGCGTGCGCTTCCGCTTCAACGGGCGCGAGCGGCAGATCGATATCGTCGGCAATGACGAAGCCGACCCGGCAGCAGATCGCATCGCGTTTCAGGCCCCGCTGGCGGCAGCGCTGATCGGCGCGGAGCCGGGGGAGATGGTGGACTTTGGCGGCAAGGCCGAGGCGATTGAGGTGTTGGCGACGACTGCATCGCTATAG
- the rsgA gene encoding ribosome small subunit-dependent GTPase A, with protein MTSTDATLEELGWTSFFSEQVSDEELQRCHPVRVMAVHRGQIAVTGAGVQHSITPYIQGASPSDDHPTVGDWLLVDTATLLPMRVLQRMNLFKRRAPGDPRKEQMIAANIDTLFIVASCNQDFSVARLERYLVLAREVGVNPVVVLTKTDLTDNPAEFADAARAIEPGLQVETINGRDPTSAAHLSVYCGIGKTVALLGSSGVGKSTLVNTLRGSDSILTQAIRANDDTGRHTTTAREMHRLAQGGWLLDTPGMRELQLSDAAAGISEVFDDFILAAADCRFSNCAHGSEPGCAVQAAITDGTLTQERFDRWSKLAAADVVAPVYPKRRR; from the coding sequence ATGACTTCGACCGATGCGACCTTGGAGGAACTCGGCTGGACTTCGTTCTTCAGCGAGCAGGTCTCGGATGAAGAATTGCAGCGATGCCATCCCGTCCGCGTGATGGCCGTCCATCGCGGCCAGATCGCGGTCACCGGCGCGGGCGTCCAGCATTCGATCACACCCTATATTCAGGGTGCTTCGCCCTCCGACGATCACCCGACGGTCGGCGACTGGCTGCTGGTCGATACCGCCACGCTGCTGCCGATGCGTGTGCTTCAGCGGATGAACCTGTTCAAACGGCGTGCGCCGGGCGATCCGCGCAAGGAACAGATGATCGCCGCCAATATCGACACGCTGTTCATCGTCGCATCGTGCAATCAGGATTTCAGCGTCGCGCGACTGGAGCGCTATCTGGTGCTGGCGCGCGAAGTGGGCGTGAACCCGGTCGTTGTTCTGACCAAGACCGACCTGACCGATAATCCGGCGGAATTCGCGGATGCGGCACGCGCGATCGAGCCCGGATTGCAGGTCGAAACCATCAACGGCCGCGACCCCACCAGTGCAGCGCACCTTTCCGTCTATTGCGGCATCGGCAAAACCGTTGCGCTGCTGGGTTCGTCCGGCGTCGGCAAATCGACGCTGGTCAACACGTTGCGCGGGTCGGACAGCATCCTCACACAAGCAATCCGCGCAAACGACGATACCGGGCGCCACACGACCACCGCGCGCGAAATGCACCGGCTCGCGCAGGGCGGCTGGCTGCTCGACACCCCCGGCATGCGCGAGCTGCAATTGTCAGACGCGGCGGCGGGCATATCGGAAGTGTTCGACGACTTCATTCTGGCAGCGGCGGATTGCCGTTTCTCGAATTGTGCGCATGGCAGCGAGCCGGGTTGCGCGGTTCAGGCTGCGATCACCGATGGCACGCTGACGCAGGAGCGGTTCGATCGCTGGAGCAAATTGGCGGCGGCGGACGTCGTGGCCCCGGTCTATCCGAAGCGCCGCCGGTAA
- a CDS encoding histone deacetylase family protein yields MKRFFDPRQLLHAPVRELHNGEWAPYAETPDRARQIVDALGGGEAARDFGMGPIAAVHDAGYLAFLQSAWGEWQAAGRAGDALGYTFPVVRRRPLDLSRIDARIGAYSMDAATPIAAGTWDAAYWGAQGALTALEAVAGGARHAFALCRPPGHHAGRDYMGGYCYLNNAAIAARRATESGLGPVAILDVDYHHGNGTQDIFYERSDVFFASIHADPRTDYPFYWGHADEYGEGTGEGATLNLPLPRGTGWGEYRPALGTALDAVAAWGAKLLVVSFGADTFVDDPISGFTLDTPDFAEMGRVIAARDLPVLIVMEGGYAVGDLGRNVAAFLSGFDSVMTPA; encoded by the coding sequence ATGAAGCGATTTTTCGATCCCCGTCAGTTGCTCCACGCGCCGGTGCGTGAACTGCATAATGGCGAGTGGGCACCCTATGCCGAGACGCCGGATCGTGCGCGCCAGATCGTCGATGCGCTGGGTGGGGGCGAGGCGGCGCGCGATTTCGGGATGGGGCCGATCGCGGCGGTGCATGATGCCGGGTATCTGGCGTTCCTGCAAAGCGCGTGGGGCGAGTGGCAGGCGGCGGGGCGGGCTGGGGATGCGCTCGGTTACACCTTTCCGGTCGTGCGGCGGCGACCGCTTGACCTGAGCCGGATCGACGCGCGGATCGGGGCCTATAGCATGGATGCGGCGACGCCGATTGCGGCGGGGACATGGGATGCGGCCTATTGGGGCGCGCAGGGTGCGCTGACGGCGCTAGAGGCGGTGGCGGGGGGTGCCCGCCACGCCTTTGCACTATGTCGCCCGCCGGGGCATCATGCCGGACGCGATTATATGGGGGGTTATTGCTACCTCAATAACGCGGCGATTGCTGCGCGGCGGGCGACGGAAAGCGGGCTGGGGCCGGTCGCCATTCTGGATGTCGATTACCATCATGGGAACGGCACGCAGGACATTTTCTACGAGCGTTCGGATGTGTTTTTCGCGTCGATCCATGCCGATCCGCGAACCGATTATCCCTTTTACTGGGGTCATGCAGACGAGTACGGCGAGGGTACGGGGGAGGGTGCGACGCTGAACCTGCCGCTGCCGCGCGGGACCGGATGGGGCGAGTATCGTCCGGCGCTGGGTACTGCACTGGATGCCGTCGCGGCATGGGGCGCGAAGCTGCTGGTGGTGTCGTTCGGCGCGGATACGTTCGTGGACGATCCGATCTCCGGCTTCACACTCGACACGCCGGATTTTGCGGAAATGGGGCGGGTGATCGCGGCGCGCGACCTGCCGGTGCTAATCGTGATGGAAGGCGGCTATGCCGTTGGCGATCTGGGGCGCAACGTCGCCGCCTTCCTTTCGGGATTTGATAGCGTGATGACTCCAGCTTGA